The Catharus ustulatus isolate bCatUst1 chromosome 9, bCatUst1.pri.v2, whole genome shotgun sequence genomic interval GTCAGCAGCCTTGGGGAGGTCAGTCTTtatggagctgggcaggagtcATTTGCTTTGCAGGACACTGGGCCAGCTACAAGGAAGCCGTAGACTCCTTTTAATCTTTGCAGGTATTTTGTAAAGGCTGGGACCCCGACAGTTCTGGTATTTGCCAAGTGTTCTCCTTTCTCTAAGAAATACTTCTCTGGCAAGAAAGTGCATCGGCTGTAAtgagcaagaaagaaagaaggaatcCTGTGCTAGAGGCTGCTGGGTGTtagcccagctccaggctgcagaCTTCTGCTTGAACAAAAATACCTTGCACTCTTCAGGGGAGGAAAATAATCTTGGCACGCAGGGAAACTTCCAGGGGAGCAGTACAGGAGAAGGAAGGGCTAACATGAGGGGATTATTTGTTTAAAAGGGAACCCAGCTGGCTTGCAGAAGGTCTCCTCTATGATAGGCTGCATGTGGTTTTGAAATAAACCTGAAGCAGTGCCAAACACTGGCTGTGGTTGCAGTGtaacagcagctgggaatgttctTCCTTACCTGAGAAGAATCACAGATTTGCTCAGGGGTGGGCTGTTGCTGCTGGGGTTTAACAGTGGCCTGGGGCGATAcctgcctgctgcagagggGTGGTGCAGTCAGGTTCCTGCCTGCTGggacccagcagctgctgttttgtcactgcttggccgtgctgctggccagggtaCAGCAGAGCTCTTTGTTTGGAGCAGTGTTTGACTGACCCTTTTGATACCTTGCTGAATGTCCTACAGAACCTGGAATAAACATGGCTATTTTAAGTAGACTGACTTCTGCCTAATGAATGAGACAACATTTTTTCTCACCTTGTGAAATACCAGAGAATGGCAGACACTGATTGTAAAGCCCAACGTAACACCCTTATCCATTACATTAACTGGTACAGACAACATACAGGGTCTTCTGCAATTCTGTATTACCGTTTGGCTTTTAATTAGAAGTAATCTCAATCTCTCATTTCTTGTGCAGTCTCTCTGTAACTGCAGGAATACACTGCAGCTTTAGACACAGCTAATGCACGGGGCATTAGAAAGCTGTTCAGCCATAAAACACTCCTGCTTCCATCACAGaggctggctgcaggcagctctagagaaaacatttccatttcactATTCCTAAATTCCTGCACCGTGCGCAAACACAGTATCTCCACCGAGGATGCTGCAGTTTAATGTCCAAAGCTCAGGGCTGCTTTACAGCgaggcagcagggccagccctcccctggcagtgtcagagggcagagagctgggcagccaggtggtgcaggctcagcccgtTGCACACGATGCACAGCAGGTTGCAGAGGGAGGACAGAGCGTGGTGCAGGGCGAAGCGCCGCGCCAGCTCCCTGTACCTGGGGTTGGAGGCTCGGAGCTGCCTGCGGGGCTCGctgcctgccagccccagctcctgccccagcccctggctgctctccacctgctgcagctcagccaccaCGTCTGAGGTGACCGGCCCGAACCACTGCGCGTTCAGCACGGAGGCGGCGATGCAGGTGAAGAAGATGATGATCTGCAGAGGAGCAAAGCCCTCCCTGAGCACCTGGCAGGTGTGGTGGGCTGAATCACTCCCCAGGCTCTCTGGCTCGCTGCAATTGGGGTGTTTGTGGGGTTCTCCTAACCAGGATCTCCATGGTTTGCAGgccaggcagaggagcagaggagcagaggagcagaggagcagaggagcagaggaaggggTTTGGGCTGTGGCCAGCTGGAGTTTGGGAAGGGGAGGATACCTGGGCCGTGTGCTCCTCGCCAAGCCGCTcgctggggtgggacagggcaAACAGGGTCAGGTTGAGGAAGGCACAAGTGGAGCTGATGTGGAAGTAGTAGGGGAAGAGCTCACGCTGGATGGAGCCGAAGGTGTGGCGAGGGAGGTGCCTGCTCATCACAAACCCTGCCAGGGGAGAGCAGGTGagtgcaggggcagagccccctcccctgtgccacccccctgggcacagagcacagcacaccCAACCTACCGGCCACGAAGGTCACCCAGACCTGCATTCCCCAGGAGGTGGAGAGGAAGAGCAGGTGCAGCAGTTTGATGGTGTTGGAGGGCCCCGTGTCACTTGCCATGGTGTCCTGGATGGGGACAGGTCCCTGCATGGCAGCCAGGTCACCCCGAATCCGGCGCTGAGCTGTGGTTGCTGCTGTCACCTTGCTGCTCGCAGGGCAAATGCGGTTCAGGTTTGCAAACCTGCTTGCTCAGGAAAAGCtttggagctggcacagccccgtTCCAGCCTCACCACCGCACAACCTGGGCTGCAAAGCCGCTGTTCAAACCGCTGGTATCTCAGGGGCAGGGCCCTGCGTCAGCACCTGGGAACCAGATGGTTGGGGTGGACTTTTGGCAAAGTCCAGCCAACGCCCCGACTgacccctggcagcagggacaggcagaaaGTCAATaaagaggggaagagaaaagctGTGACAAATACTCCTGCCATCAAAGAGGCCTCTTGGCTGGGGGAAGCCCCCTgtttaaaaacagcagcagcttctgcactGTTTAACCAAAAACCTGGGGGCTCgaaggagcagaggggctctgagctcaccCCACTCCCCCAGAACCTGCACAGGAGCACGGGCAGCAGTGGGTGGAAGGAGGCTTTGAAGGAGCTGCCTGATCCACTGCAGGGAGCACTCTgagaattaattaaaacaaagctTCTGGGAGTAGCCCATCAATACTGCTGCCTGCAGAATTCCTCCTCCTCTCGGCTGGTCGCCTCGGGGCATGAATTACAGCGGGGCTGGCCTTGAGAGAGACACTGCTGTCTGATTCCATCCCACTCTAGCAAAGCAGATATTGTGATATATTAGCCCCATGTATTTATTTAGACATCCATAAAATCAGGTCCTTAAACCTTCTCGTGATAGCACACTGGAGAAGGCGCCCACATCCAACCTGGAGTGTTGGTATGTAAATCCCCAGCTGTCTTCATGgccatttcttttccaaaatctttttagcatttttgggatttttccctgctccatcctccagcagcccagggaagacAGCCATGGTCCCTAGGTGGGGTTTTGTTCCCTGCATCATCCTGGCCAGGAAGGCAGTGatgggctctgccagcagccagcacacagccctgctgctcccaaggTCCCACATCTGCCTCTCCAAATGATTCCTGCCTCCATGCAGGAATTGGCACCTCCAAGGTGTTTTCATGCTAAGAAGCTGCAGGTTGGAAATTTGCTCAGAGAAGAGGGgtaaatgttttgggttttttcccaaggGATTAAGAAAAATGGTGATTGATTGCCGAATTggtcccagagctgtgcatttGGGGAGGGCAAAGAAAGagctctgggaagggctggTAAGGACCATCACCAGCAGGTCCCTCCTCCTCTGTGGGATGAGGCAGAGGAGATGGGcgctccagggatgctccaagcTGCCCAGTCCTGCTGTCCATGCCCCTCTGAGGGCCagcagatgctgcagggctgcagtttccttccagaagCACAAAGCACGCTCTGCTGTGCCCCCAGGTCactcctgcatccccagggacccagccaggctggagccagggctgaCCAGGGCCTCCCAGCGAGAAAAAGCACCATACTTAAGGAGAAGGAGAGGTCAGTTAAAGTTTAATGTTCAGGCAAATACATCATCCCCTCCACTTAATCAAGCAGCAGCAATTCCTAGTAGAAAGGATGGCTCTGTCCCGGTGATAAAAAGGCAGGATTGCTCTGAGTTTTGGGAGATAAGAGGGCCCTATAAAAACTGAATGTTTTGTACTATGTTCAGCCTAAGATGGCTTTATCTTTTGGAGGTCAGGGCACAGCCATGCCAGGCCTTGAGCTGAGATGTTTATGTTGAGAGATACAGCAGAGATTAGGGGTTTatggccacagggctgggagccacTGGCTGGTGGCCACAGGAGAGGGGCAGAAGCTCCTTTGGCTTATAAACTGGGTGGGGAATTTGGGTGGCAAAgggactgggagctgcagagggtcACCTCGGGTACTGGAAAAGACTGTGTGGTCATTTCTCACCTCACCCTGAGTACAGCATCAGTACCACTTGCTCATGGTTAGGCTCTACAAAACCCATCCTTAAGTTAAGCACAAGGCCCTGCAGGCAaatggcacagctggcacctcTAAAACCTGCTGTGCCCAAAGCTCTGTGTCCCTAAGACATTTTCCAGCAGGCAGCACGCCTTCCAGAAACCTCAACGCCATCAGAAAATCTCTGGCTGTGTGACCCAGGACAGCTTGGGAGggagctccccacagccctgtggaTGAGGGCAGatgttccctgtgctgtgacTGATGAGGAGCATTTCCACTGCCACCCCTGCTTCGTTCTGTTGGCTTTCCCAGACTTAAGGAAACAAGgctctgtcttttccttttccagcacCTCTGAGGCAGTTTGGGGTTTACAATGCAAGGTGTTGGTGCACCCAGCAGAGGGGGACAATAAGGGCTGTCCCAGACATGACAGCAACACCTCCAGGCAGCCCCCAAAAGCCACTTACATGGAGCACCACccctttcctgcagcacagtCCTGCCTCAAAGGACCCCACCTCCACCTgagccccaggtgtgctgtgggtgcaggatccctgctccaggctcagcacaCAGCAAGCCCGTGGAGCAGACACTCACCCAGAGCACATATGGATGTTTGTCCTTTCAAAACACTTCTATTGCTGCTCCTTCCACAGCCCCATGGGGTGGGATTTcagcccaggaggagcaggggctgtttgccagccctgcccaggaaaaggagcagcactggggagagTGGGATGTTCCAGCAGCCACCCCTACACCAGAGAGGGGTACAGCACCTGCCCCACATCACTGCCCCCTCTCTCCCTTTGCTATCTTAAAAGGAACCAGTTATGCCCTACCGAGaactagtaaaaaaaaaaaatctggtttgggAAGATTTTGGATCATATAAAGATTCAAGTAGCGTTAAGAGAACTAGAAAACCAAGTCCTGTACATCACCTtataaaatttctaaataaaattaaaaaaaaaaaaaagaaagaagaaaaagtatgACATGTCAGTGCAAGGGATGAGGTGGTGCAGTAATGGCCCTCCACCCcaggaggcaggggctgggtgCCACCATTCCCTTCCACCACGGAAGTGTCCCCTCAtctgtctgtccatctgtcAGCAGGGGGCTGTGGCTCTAGAAGTCCTGCAGCCGTGAGATCAGGTCCTCCTTGTTCTTAAGCAGGAACTTCTCACAGGCTTCAAAGGTGGAGCAGATGTCAGAGGACAGCCCCGCCACGTTGGTGGTGACGTAGTTGAGGTACCCTGGCATGGCCTGGTTGTAATAAGCCACCTGCAAGGCACAGGACAAGGTCAGCAGAggcacaggggagggaggagcctcccccatgggctgtgggaaCACAGGCAGAGCACCAACCTTGCTCATCTCCTCTGACTCTGGCCAAATGCAGAACCCGGAGCAGAGCGTCTCCCCGCGCGTGAATTCGGCTCTGGCGGGGTGGGTGGGCAGCGTCACCGACCGAAAGGCCACCACGTAGGGGTCCCTGGGGACAAGAGAGCCTggtgagctggcacagctgggatggcagggagcaggggtggGGCTGGACACTCACCCCTTGCTGCAGGGCTTCCGTCGGGACGCCAGGATAACGAAGTCCTGCGGTTTGTTCTCGTTTCTGAGCTTCTGGCTCACCACATGGTAGATCATGTCATCATCATCGACCTTCTGGACAAGCTCAGCACTCCTGTGAGGGAAGGGGAGCGGTCACAGAAACCCTGATGTGCCCTCTGAACCTGGGCCTTACACATTTACAGACCCACAATATTTGGGGAGACCCCAAAGAGGCGTTTGCTCCAGCCAAGCGCAACCATCAGCCCAGAtggagccagcacagggacacacaccgAGGGGTCTCTAAGAGAGAGCAAGGCACCACACTGGAAAGCCCAGAGGGAGGCTCTAGCACAAGGCTGGAGCCTGGGGTGTGTTTTTtggggaggctgcagcactCACACGTAGTGGCTGTCCCACTCGTGCCGGCGCCGCAGGttggagagcagggagaaggcGCGGCTGGCCGGGATGCAGACGGACATCTCGATGCGGAAGGACAGGAACTTGTCCTCCTCCAGCGTGTACATCCGCACCTGGGGGAGCAcggggcacagctgggactcgTTCCCACTGGCATTGCCCATGCTTTGGGGCCgagggagaagggacagggtTTAGTaccttctccttctctctggCCAGTGCCCAGTTCGCTTTGGCCACGAGCATCTTCAGCGCAGAGACGTTGTTGTAGCTCAGATAaacctggggcaggggcagcatgtcaggggcaggcaggggagcaggagcaggaggcagcagctcccacagggaATCATCCTACCTTGTTGCTTTGGTCCCAGGGCACGGAGAGCGGCACCTCGGTCTGTTTGCAGGAGACGACGtattttctgcagcaaaggaaGAGTTTCCCTtatgaggggacacagagcaccCCCAGACTGTCCCTGCaccccagtgctgagcccctccttcctccttcctccttcctccctccccacatcccACTCCTTTTGCTGCTCACCGGTCCAGCcgaatttttttcctagcacTGGCTTCTCTGTACCTCCTTTCTCCATCCTGATAAATGGGAAAAGGCAATTAAGTTAATAGGAAAaggaggataaaaaaaataaatcatgtctTTTGGGGAGTGGGAAAAACATTCAGCAGGGAAGGGTTGGAAAGTGAAGCTCTCCCACACTGCAGTGATGGTCAGTGATTAACTGTGAGTTATTCCAGCACTGTCACAATGCTCTGATCAAGTGATGGGCATTGGCACATTAGGGAAAACCCTTGTTGTGGCTGCAAAGCTGCAAACAGCCCCTAAAATAAAAGCGTGTACCCTAGCACCTGCAAATGTCCTCTCCTGGggaaacaaaagccaaaaaaacccatcttATTTTGAAGAAAGCAAGTGTGGTGTTTTAAAGTGGATGAGAGGAGGTTTCAGGGAACCCATCTTGGGCCATGAGATGATCTCCATCACAGTGGGAGATCCTAgttttaaggcaaaaaaaaaaaatcaggcagcTGGACAAGGATCagcccaggaaaagctgagacacgagtgtttgctttgctgctgtgctcccctgaCAGATTTCCCTAAATATTTGGATCCCAGCAAATTATGGGATTAGGATACTTTGAAAGGTAAAAACCAACCTCAACATTCCTTCCCctaaattacagaaaagatgAGCTGGAATTTGCAGGCAATACTCTGTTAAGCCTTGCATGGCTAATACATCTCCATCTCTTGCACAGGCaagtggtttattttattagttATACCGAGCAATCAATTTAATTCACTTGCTATCGAGCAGTTTCATTTCCATCATCATAAAACTGCATTTGTTTTGCCGAGTGGGATTCCCGGGGGTCCcgtgctgccaggctggggggaagccagccctgctcatccTTACCCCTGGCTCAGGTGCCACCATGGGCAGCGTGCGGGGATGCCCCTCCTGGTCCAGCACCACGAAGGTCATGAAGGCGCTGTTGATGTGCCTGCGGCTGATGGACATCTCCTGGCCGTAAGCCTCGGCGCAGACCCCCACCTCCATGCTGCCAGAAAGAAGGGATGAGGGAGCAGAGGGCCGtggggagggtgggaaggggcccccagccctggcacccacCTGTTTTTGAAGGCGTTGTTGACGATGGCTTTGAGCACCAGGCGGTCCCCAACTTGCGACGGTCCCCGAAAGTGGAACATCTCGATGGCCCTCAGCGTGGGGTGGGCATGGCACAGCcggctgtggggacaggtgtTACCCCCCAGCCGTGGCCCCAAGCCATGGTAGCCCCATGCAGCCTCCCCGACCCAGCCAGAGAcaaggacaccccaaaaaatgtcaCCCCTGGATTCCAGTGGCCAAAGCCAGCCACGAGAAGGAACAACGAGCCAACTGCAATGAGTGTGAACCTTTCCCTGGGGTCCCTCAGCACCACACAGCTGTGGGGctccctgtgcagtgtcacCCAGGGGTGACATGCTGGGGACCATCCCTCTGGAGTGTCCCTACACTCCAGCCGTGCCCAGACCCAGCCACGTGTCCCTCCAGGCACGTCATCCCCTGAGCCTGAACCCCTTGTCGGGTCACCTGGCTGCGATGGTGGCCACGTTCTCCATCCAGGCCATGATCTGCCCACCAAAGGTGTTGCCCTGGTGGTTGGCGTGTGgaggcagcaccagctccacGCTCTCCACCCGCGTCCTCTCCGccggcaccgccccgctgccgtcCCGCGTCTCCCGCTCTGCCACGGGTGGGGAAGAGGGCTCAGTGTGTTGTATGGCCAGTAGGACCCCTGTCCCAGCACCCCACCAGCCTCTCCCCACTGCTGCCCTCCCACTGCTCCAACCCCCACCAAGCCCCCAGGCCTGGGAGATCCCAGACTGGGGCTGATCCCCACCCCACCATGGCCAGGGCATTCCCCAACCTCCATGTGGTGATCACCACCAGCATCCTGCTGAGGAGGTGGGATGTCACCAGTGGGTGTCAGGGCTATTTTgggagcccaggctgcagggcacagtACCAgtttcctgggagctgctggtgagaAGGTCCTTGAGGGTGTCCTTGTGCACCAGGCGCATGCGGCGGCGCTCGGCGGCGATGCTGTACTCGatcttctcctcctctgtctGCGGGGTCAGCGGCTCCAGCCTCAcctgcagagggatggggcagggtgCAGTCCCTCTGCAGGTGCCCTCCATGCCCAGAGTGTGGCTGAGAGCCACCCACCACGCATCCCCCAAGCATGGGACAGAGATCCCTGgcccaggaacagcagctgctgtaatggaaagctgagcccagcccagccctgcagaggccatttccctcctccctctgtcACCCCAGCCACTGCTCACCTTGCTGCCCATGGGGCCCTGTGCCACGAAGGTGGCGTACGCCTTGCAGATGCTGCAGTGCTTCCCGCTGCACAGGTCTTCATAGCTCACCTGGATGCCCACCTGGGAGAGGGCACAGCACCCCTgagagctggctctgctccccagagaCCCACATCCCaccacacagccctggccagAGCCAGCCAAAAACTGTGAACACGTGGGATTAAAGCTGGGAACCAtgggaggatttggggctggtggggatggacacacagcaaGGGGAACAGGGGCAGGGGCACACACCAACCTCCATGCTGGAGTTAAAGGCTCGGTTCACTTTGGCTTTTATGTTCACAACTTGCCCGACGCTGAAAaacaggaagaggagaaagagtgTGGGGTTACTGGGGGACAACAGCCACCTAGCAGCTCCCTCTGAGGTGCCACAGCATTCCAGCTCACTGGTAAGGCTGTGGTAAGGCTTCCTGGGACTGTGGGACATGCCAGATGGCCagcaggacacggggacagccaCCCCTGAGATGTGAGAGCAGTGAGATGTCACCCTGAGCAGCTGAGTGCAAGTGGGTCGCCAGGTCTGGGGTACTGCCAGGACACCCGAGGGGTGCAGAGGGGCACAAGACTCACTTGGCACCCCCTCCCCACGTGAGCATGCACATTCCTGCCAGAGCAAACggctcctccagcactgcattCACTGTCCTGCACAACTGGACCAGCCACGGGCTCTCCCCACAAGCAATGGAGATGCTGGGAGATGGCAGGAGGCACGGTCCAGCCAGGGGCATTTTCCACCATCTCTGAAATGAAACATCTGCTGGCAGCAaactgctgctctcctctgtgCCTTCAGTAGGCTTCAGAGTACACACACAGACAACTCTGGCCCTGCAGCCTGAGCTACTCCAGACTGGCACCCATGGAATGAGCAAATTTAACTTTTTAGTGACACCGACAGCAGTCTTtaccaaatacatttttaaatcagGAATATTCCTCATTCCCCAAAAGAGGCCAGTGtcagtggaaaataaaaccagaagaaGGGGAGAGTCAGAGTGTGCTTTGACACCAGATTTTCCCCCGTGCCTTTACACGTGACTTCAGGCTACAAACGAGCTCTGTAAGTGACACTCTGCACGCTggctctggctggagcaggagtgGCATGAGCTGGTGCCTCTGGCTGTCCCCCAGCACGGACCCCAGGCTGGTGACGTGCCAAAACGTTAGCAGGGTTACGTGAGCAGCCTCTGTCCACATGCCATGCCACGTCAGTGGGGTTAAGGCTCCCAACTCACGGCAGCGCTGTGCTAGGCTGGCTGCTCTAGGGCCAAACACGTCCGTACCCGACACCGCTCCTCCCGTCCCGCTGCCCAG includes:
- the ACOT11 gene encoding acyl-coenzyme A thioesterase 11 isoform X3 produces the protein MASPSPARNPTEVQMSQLVLPCHTNHRGELSTGQLLKWMDTAACLSAERHAGCPCVTASMDDIYFEHTISQPSVSPAGQRDGRSGVGVGQVVNIKAKVNRAFNSSMEVGIQVSYEDLCSGKHCSICKAYATFVAQGPMGSKVRLEPLTPQTEEEKIEYSIAAERRRMRLVHKDTLKDLLTSSSQETERETRDGSGAVPAERTRVESVELVLPPHANHQGNTFGGQIMAWMENVATIAASRLCHAHPTLRAIEMFHFRGPSQVGDRLVLKAIVNNAFKNSMEVGVCAEAYGQEMSISRRHINSAFMTFVVLDQEGHPRTLPMVAPEPGDGERRYREASARKKIRLDRKYVVSCKQTEVPLSVPWDQSNKVYLSYNNVSALKMLVAKANWALAREKEKVRMYTLEEDKFLSFRIEMSVCIPASRAFSLLSNLRRRHEWDSHYVSAELVQKVDDDDMIYHVVSQKLRNENKPQDFVILASRRKPCSKGDPYVVAFRSVTLPTHPARAEFTRGETLCSGFCIWPESEEMSKVAYYNQAMPGYLNYVTTNVAGLSSDICSTFEACEKFLLKNKEDLISRLQDF
- the ACOT11 gene encoding acyl-coenzyme A thioesterase 11 isoform X1 — encoded protein: MLSFFWLRCLLKMVKGNIIVPEDILSFCCNGLQGSTSPPRAREPEEREEAQGAMASPSPARNPTEVQMSQLVLPCHTNHRGELSTGQLLKWMDTAACLSAERHAGCPCVTASMDDIYFEHTISQPSVSPAGQRDGRSGVGVGQVVNIKAKVNRAFNSSMEVGIQVSYEDLCSGKHCSICKAYATFVAQGPMGSKVRLEPLTPQTEEEKIEYSIAAERRRMRLVHKDTLKDLLTSSSQETERETRDGSGAVPAERTRVESVELVLPPHANHQGNTFGGQIMAWMENVATIAASRLCHAHPTLRAIEMFHFRGPSQVGDRLVLKAIVNNAFKNSMEVGVCAEAYGQEMSISRRHINSAFMTFVVLDQEGHPRTLPMVAPEPGDGERRYREASARKKIRLDRKYVVSCKQTEVPLSVPWDQSNKVYLSYNNVSALKMLVAKANWALAREKEKVRMYTLEEDKFLSFRIEMSVCIPASRAFSLLSNLRRRHEWDSHYVSAELVQKVDDDDMIYHVVSQKLRNENKPQDFVILASRRKPCSKGDPYVVAFRSVTLPTHPARAEFTRGETLCSGFCIWPESEEMSKVAYYNQAMPGYLNYVTTNVAGLSSDICSTFEACEKFLLKNKEDLISRLQDF
- the ACOT11 gene encoding acyl-coenzyme A thioesterase 11 isoform X2 yields the protein MLSFFWLRCLLKMVKGNIIVPEDILSFCCNGLQGSTSPPRAREPEEREEAQGAMASPSPARNPTEVQMSQLVLPCHTNHRGELSTGQLLKWMDTAACLSAERHAGCPCVTASMDDIYFEHTISVGQVVNIKAKVNRAFNSSMEVGIQVSYEDLCSGKHCSICKAYATFVAQGPMGSKVRLEPLTPQTEEEKIEYSIAAERRRMRLVHKDTLKDLLTSSSQETERETRDGSGAVPAERTRVESVELVLPPHANHQGNTFGGQIMAWMENVATIAASRLCHAHPTLRAIEMFHFRGPSQVGDRLVLKAIVNNAFKNSMEVGVCAEAYGQEMSISRRHINSAFMTFVVLDQEGHPRTLPMVAPEPGDGERRYREASARKKIRLDRKYVVSCKQTEVPLSVPWDQSNKVYLSYNNVSALKMLVAKANWALAREKEKVRMYTLEEDKFLSFRIEMSVCIPASRAFSLLSNLRRRHEWDSHYVSAELVQKVDDDDMIYHVVSQKLRNENKPQDFVILASRRKPCSKGDPYVVAFRSVTLPTHPARAEFTRGETLCSGFCIWPESEEMSKVAYYNQAMPGYLNYVTTNVAGLSSDICSTFEACEKFLLKNKEDLISRLQDF
- the TMEM205 gene encoding transmembrane protein 205; the protein is MQGPVPIQDTMASDTGPSNTIKLLHLLFLSTSWGMQVWVTFVAGFVMSRHLPRHTFGSIQRELFPYYFHISSTCAFLNLTLFALSHPSERLGEEHTAQIIIFFTCIAASVLNAQWFGPVTSDVVAELQQVESSQGLGQELGLAGSEPRRQLRASNPRYRELARRFALHHALSSLCNLLCIVCNGLSLHHLAAQLSAL